Proteins encoded in a region of the Anopheles ziemanni chromosome 2, idAnoZiCoDA_A2_x.2, whole genome shotgun sequence genome:
- the LOC131294414 gene encoding beta-galactoside alpha-2,6-sialyltransferase 2: MGEEETFIEPHHALEKRSVFYVKHNSTEKTQKSITSSDEKPTLWLKEHDAPRIRPHFSLAKTTHFLFDLNRYRCDQPVGDECANRTALFRAKIIGELRKRLAEPFADGNHYRVRYSRPVDSWNRSPLCRVRQANVRVLSWKEPPFVWNEIGSHLPATPLFGNVTNGSCVIVASAGSLKRSGLGTFIDGHDIVMRFNHAPTEGYEADVGSKTTVRVVNSQVVTKPDFKLLTATLFQNVSIAAWDPGKFDQSLSEWLTNPDFNLFENFKKFRTEHPQSNFHIIDPRSIWRAWTALQDLTKSSIRKNPPTSGFIGLGLLMPVCRYIDIVEYIPSTRMNGLCHYYDEELNLGCTFGAWHPLAAEKLLVFELNSASDYTVFQQGTARILVDRSEQC, translated from the exons ATGGGTGAAGAAGAAACATTTATCG AACCGCACCATGCGCTGGAGAAGCGTAGTGTGTTCTACGTGAAACACAATTCCACCGAGAAGACGCAAAAATCGATCACCTCCAGCGACGAAAAGCCCACCCTCTGGCTGAAGGAGCACGATGCGCCCCGAATACGGCCCCACTTCAGTCTCGCGAAGACGACGCACTTCCTCTTCGACCTCAACCGCTACCGGTGCGACCAACCGGTGGGCGATGAGTGCGCCAACCGGACGGCACTGTTTCGCGCCAAAATAATCGGTGAGCTGCGGAAGCGTCTGGCCGAACCGTTCGCGGATGGGAACCACTACCGGGTGCGGTACAGCCGCCCGGTGGACAGTTGGAACCGTAGTCCGCTGTGCCGCGTGAGGCAGGCGAACGTGCGCGTCCTGTCGTGGAAGGAGCCACCGTTCGTGTGGAACGAAATCGGAAGCCATCTGCCGGCGACGCCCCTGTTCGGGAACGTCACCAACGGGAGTTGTGTCATCGTGGCGAGCGCCGGTTCGTTGAAGCGCTCCGGGTTGGGCACGTTCATCGATGGGCACGACATCGTGATGCGGTTCAACCACGCACCGACCGAGGGCTACGAGGCGGACGTTGGCTCGAAGACGACGGTCCGGGTGGTGAACTCGCAGGTCGTCACGAAGCCCGACTTCAAGCTGCTGACGGCGACGCTGTTCCAGAACGTTTCGATTGCCGCCTGGGATCCGGGCAAGTTCGACCAAAGCCTATCGGAGTG GTTGACTAACCCCGACTTTAATCTGTTTGAGAACTTTAAAAAGTTCCGCACCGAACACCCGCAGTCCAATTTTCACATTATCGACCCACGAAGTATCTGGCGAGCGTGGACGGCCCTGCAGGATCTCACCAAAAGCAGCATCAGAAAGAATCCTCCAACATCTGGATTTATCG GTTTAGGATTGCTGATGCCCGTCTGCCGGTACATCGACATCGTGGAGTACATACCGAGCACTCGTATGAACGGCCTCTGCCATTACTACGACGAAGAG CTCAACCTCGGCTGCACCTTTGGCGCGTGGCATCCGCTGGCCGCCGAGAAGCTGCTCGTCTTCGAGCTGAACTCCGCCAGCGACTACACCGTCTTCCAGCAGGGCACCGCACGCATCCTAGTCGATCGGTCAGAGCAGTGctag
- the LOC131282852 gene encoding matrix metalloproteinase-14, translated as MLRNRTDWMFAIAVALVAVSAYGTSASPVSTTPQAELYLSQFGYLSPKYRNPTSGNLLDQDTWEKAIMEFQSFAGLNVTGELDGETMELMSLPRCGVKDKVGFGSDTRSKRYALQGSRWKVKDLTYRISKYPRRLDRLAVDKEIAKAFSVWSEYTDLRFTPRKTGAVHIDIRFEENEHGDGDPFDGPGGTLAHAYFPVYGGDAHFDDAEQWTIDKPRGTNLFQVAAHEFGHSLGLSHSDVRSALMAPFYRGYDPVFRLDSDDIQGIQALYGPKTRNGGNGGAGTGGGTFTPTRSPKPKTPTELDSELCTSPKIDAVFNTADGSTYAFKGDKYYKLTENAVAEGYPKKISEGWPGLPGNIDAAFTYKNGKTYFFQGTKYWRYQGRQVDGEYPKEISEGFTGVPDHLDAAMVWGGNGKIYFYKGSKFWRFDPLKRPPVKSTYPKPISNWEGVPNNIDAALQYTNGYTYFFKDDKYYRFNDRTFTVDQSDPSFPRPTAHWWYGCKNTPSTFNTLGNVRLQKSDEHPDDITNLILDAAGTDERPEPDDYSGSGASTIAGVSLSITLLITVLGAFLANRC; from the exons ATGCTACGAAATCGAACAGACTGGATGTTCGCGATAGCGGTTGCACTGGTGGCGGTCAGTGCGTACGGCACCAGCGCATCACCCGTCTCGACCACCCCACAGGCTGAG CTTTACCTCTCACAGTTTGGCTACCTCAGTCCAAAGTACCGAAACCCGACGAGCGGGAACCTGCTAGATCAGGACACCTGGGAGAAGGCCATCATGGAGTTCCAGAGCTTCGCGGGACTGAACGTGACCGGCGAGCTGGACGGGGAAACGATGGAGCTGATGTCACTGCCACGGTGCGGCGTGAAGGATAAGGTCGGCTTCGGCTCGGACACCCGGTCGAAGCGGTACGCACTGCAGGGAAGCCGCTGGAAGGTGAAGGACCTGACCTACCGGATATCCAAGTACCCGCGCCGGCTGGACCGGCTGGCCGTGGACAAGGAGATCGCGAAGGCGTTCAGTGTCTGGAGTGAGTATACCGATCTGCGCTTCACGCCGCGGAAGACCGGTGCGGTGCACATCGACATCCGGTTCGAGGAGAACGAGCACGGTGATGGGGATCCGTTCGATGGACCGGGCGGTACCCTGGCCCACGCCTACTTCCCGGTGTACGGTGGCGATGCCCACTTTGACGACGCGGAACAGTGGACGATCGATAAACCGCGAGGCACGAACCTGTTCCAGGTGGCGGCGCACGAGTTCGGACACTCGCTTGGCTTGAGCCACTCCGATGTGCGGTCGGCCCTGATGGCACCGTTCTACCGAGGGTACGATCCCGTCTTCCGGTTGGACTCTGACGACATACAG GGAATACAAGCACTGTACGGACCGAAGACACGCAACGGAGGAAATGGTGGTGCTGGTACCGGTGGCGGTACCTTCACGCCAACTCGCTCACCGAAACCCAAAACCCCAACCGAGCTTGACTCGGAGCTGTGCACGTCCCCGAAAATCGATGCCGTCTTCAACACTGCCGACGGTAGCACGTACGCCTTCAAGGGCGATAAGTACTACAAGCTGACGGAGAATGCCGTCGCCGAGGGCTACCCGAAGAAAATCTCCGAAGGATGGCCAGGACTGCCAG GAAACATTGATGCTGCCTTCACGTACAAAAATGGCAAGACGTACTTCTTCCAGGGGACCAAGTACTGGCGGTACCAGGGCCGCCAGGTGGACGGCGAATACCCGAAGGAAATCAGCGAGGGTTTCACCGGCGTGCCGGACCATCTCGATGCCGCGATGGTGTGGGGTGGCAACGGCAAGATCTACTTCTACAAGGGCAGCAAATTCTGGCGCTTCGATCCGCTGAAGCGGCCACCGGTCAAGTCGACCTACCCGAAGCCAATCTCGAACTGGGAGGGCGTACCGAACAACATCGATGCCGCCCTGCAGTACACCAACGGGTACACCTACTTCTTCAAGGATGACAAGTACTATCGGTTTAACGATAGAACGTTCACG GTCGATCAGTCCGATCCATCGTTCCCACGTCCGACGGCTCACTGGTGGTACGGCTGTAAGAACACACCGTCGACCTTCAACACGCTAGGTAATGTACGATTGCAAAAATCCGACGAACATCCCGACGATATCACCAATTTGATTCTGGATGCCG